From the Bacteroidota bacterium genome, the window TCCTGAGCTGTCGGGCCAACTACCGTAATTGCCCGAATAATAAACAGGTATCGGAATTCCATTTTCTAAACTGTCTTTTATACCATTTCCATTGGTATCTAAATATACATATCCTGAAGTAAAATTATAGTAACAGGTGTTATTAGCAGGGGAGCATAATGGGAGGGGTTGAGAAGAATGAACCACTGAAAGCGGAAAAGTAGTTTGATTGGGAATGCAGGTAATGAACGTGTTTTCAATGTTGAGTTCATCCCATGGATAGCTGCCAATAACATGTGGGGCAATGTTTGGAAAGCAGGAAATGGGATTGTTTTTGCAATTCAAAATGTGCACTGATCCTGGAATAAGCGGTAGGGTTGTCAACTGATTTGTGTCACAACGTAATTCAGTTAGGTTTATAGGTAATTCAGGTAGAATTGCTAATTGATTATTACTGCAGTATAAACCATGCAGAGAATTGGGTAATACCGGCAGAGTTGTTAATTGATTACCCAAACAATATAAAAGAATTAAGGAATCTGGTAATGCAGGGAGACTTGTTAATTGAGTTTTAGCACAATATAATTCAGTTAAGGAACCTGGTAAAGATGGGAGACTTAATAATGTATTATAGCTACAATATAATTTATTTAAGGAATTCGGTAGTACTGGTAAACTTGATAATTGATTAAAACCACAATATAAATCATTTAATGAATTTGGAAGGGTGGGCAGGTTTGTTAATGTATTTAAATTACACCACAATTTGACCAAAGAATTAGGTAACGCTGGTAGATTCGTTAATTGATTGTCACTGCAATTCAATGAGTAAAGGGAACTGGGTAATGAAGGCAGCATTGTCAATAGATTACTGTTGCAGAATAAGTCTGTCAGAGAGAGCGGTAAATTTGGTAAGAGTGTTATTTGATTATTATAACAATCTAAATTGGCTATTGAATTTGGCAGCAATGGTAAACTTGTTAGGTGGTTATTATGACACCATAAAAGCGTTAATGTACTTGGTAATGTTGGCAAACTTACCAATTCATTGAACTGACACCATAATGAGTTTAAAGAATTAGGTAAAGGAGGTAAGCTCGTTAGTTGATTAAACGCACAATCTAAATAAACTAATCCAGGCGGTAATGTCGGAAGACTAGTTAAATAATTAGTAGCGCAAAAAAGACTAGTTAATGAAGTGAAGTTTTGAATACCATCCAAATTATTAATATTGCAAGCGGCAACATTTAAATATGTTGAGTTGAGAATTAAACTACTATTAGTAATCAACGAATCCTGGGCCGTGAAAGCGCCATTATACAATTGCTTCAGTTTATTCCTAAAATTAGCATCCGGCACCCAAAAATTTTGAGCAAACAAATTCGCATTCACCAAAAAGAAAATCAAAAGCAAGCCAAAGTAAAATCTATATCTCATAACCGAATTTTCTTAATTCTGAATTCTCAATTCCCTTTCATCATTCCTTCACCAACTTCTGCCCCCAACCTTGGCCTTTTAAAATGTAGGTTCCGGCAGGCAAATGCTGGATGTTCCAAGTATAAGTGGATGTTGAAATTGTTTTTGTTTCCAACACTTTTCCGCTGGCATTTATCAATTCAATTTTTCCTAATGCGCCTGCATGTTGGTTCACTATGCGAATACTTTCTTGCACAGGGTTAGGAAAAACTTGTAATGCTATTTCCTGCAAATCGTTTACTTGTGTAGTATTTAGCACATTCACCACAATCGTATTGGTAGTTACAGCAGTGTTGTAATCAAAATAAATATTGGCAGCATTCGGTATAGAATCAGTTACCATCAATCCCGGCAAAGGCTTTATGCTGAATTTTACAAAACCGTGTGATTCTGATTCATTGGTGTTAGAATCTGGCAGAAGAATATTTATAAAATTCCATTTTGCAACTCCATTCTCAATCCAAAGATCATAGCTATGCGAGGCAGAAATCATTTCCATACTTGATATATCCAGCAATGATGAAAGTGAATCAATCACCATTACTGCAAAAGCAGTATCTGTTCCTGTATTTTGAAAACGGATAATATATTCAAGATAGCCAGTAGCATTTGGTAATACAACTTCCGGTGAAACAGCTTTATCGTTCGGATCAAATGAGCCACGGATAATAGTTGTGGACTTACTTACATTATTTTGTGAGGAGGTATCTGCAATTATAGGTTCAATCCATGCAGAAGCATTGGCAGTATCTCCAAGT encodes:
- a CDS encoding DUF11 domain-containing protein; protein product: MRYRFYFGLLLIFFLVNANLFAQNFWVPDANFRNKLKQLYNGAFTAQDSLITNSSLILNSTYLNVAACNINNLDGIQNFTSLTSLFCATNYLTSLPTLPPGLVYLDCAFNQLTSLPPLPNSLNSLWCQFNELVSLPTLPSTLTLLWCHNNHLTSLPLLPNSIANLDCYNNQITLLPNLPLSLTDLFCNSNLLTMLPSLPSSLYSLNCSDNQLTNLPALPNSLVKLWCNLNTLTNLPTLPNSLNDLYCGFNQLSSLPVLPNSLNKLYCSYNTLLSLPSLPGSLTELYCAKTQLTSLPALPDSLILLYCLGNQLTTLPVLPNSLHGLYCSNNQLAILPELPINLTELRCDTNQLTTLPLIPGSVHILNCKNNPISCFPNIAPHVIGSYPWDELNIENTFITCIPNQTTFPLSVVHSSQPLPLCSPANNTCYYNFTSGYVYLDTNGNGIKDSLENGIPIPVYYSGNYGSWPDSSGFFNATSDTGNIIFQVNVPTYYISTTAASQAIHVASGIVDTLYFGLQPIPNIKDLKVDLTSIGFLRPGFKAKYKLHYQNVGTDTLYNVQLKFLKPTQLTNLSATPAASLVSSDTLIWHIPSLIPYQQGDVIIIDSVFANAILGDTAKAFAWIAPWVGDTTPLNNSAISTNIIRGAYDPNDKSVSINRVLPNSTDNLEYTIRFQNTGTDTAYTVTVMDKLSALLDISSMQMIGASHNYELSIVNGFAKWIFKNILLPDSNTNELESHGFVKFSIKPKPGLTLTDSIQNKADIYFDYNAAVTTNTIVVNVLNPLQVKDFKETELQIYPNPVQESLRIVNQHAGALGKIELINASGKVLETKTISSSTYIWNLQHLPAGTYILKGQGWGQKVVKE